A single Endozoicomonas sp. NE40 DNA region contains:
- a CDS encoding YigZ family protein, protein MSQDYAVPALAVGDFIEVETEIKRSRFICFLARVTSRSEALLFQSSLRQRFPDASHHCLAFIAGPPEGNTVVGFDDDGEPGGTAGKPMLNVLQHKGIGELCAVVVRYFGGIKLGAGGLVRAYGASVQAACDALPVEQRVAMKTGIVVIDYASEQVVRHLLEGFGGEVVSHSYSEVVELQVSLPDSEHQSFGFRVSEVSKGQATIRWSDD, encoded by the coding sequence ATGTCTCAGGATTACGCTGTACCTGCCCTGGCGGTTGGCGATTTTATTGAAGTGGAAACCGAAATAAAGCGCAGCCGTTTTATCTGTTTTCTTGCCCGTGTCACTTCCCGAAGCGAAGCCCTGTTGTTTCAGTCCAGTCTGAGACAACGTTTCCCTGATGCCTCCCATCACTGCCTCGCTTTTATCGCCGGTCCTCCGGAAGGTAATACTGTGGTCGGTTTTGATGACGACGGGGAACCGGGAGGCACCGCCGGAAAGCCTATGCTAAACGTTCTTCAGCATAAAGGCATTGGCGAACTCTGTGCTGTTGTCGTGCGTTATTTTGGTGGTATCAAGCTGGGGGCTGGTGGTCTGGTCAGAGCCTATGGAGCTTCAGTTCAGGCGGCCTGTGATGCGTTGCCGGTTGAACAGCGGGTGGCAATGAAAACGGGTATAGTGGTTATTGATTATGCCTCTGAACAGGTCGTCAGACATTTGCTGGAAGGCTTTGGGGGGGAAGTGGTCAGCCATAGCTATTCTGAAGTCGTTGAATTACAGGTCTCACTTCCTGATTCTGAGCATCAGTCCTTTGGGTTCAGAGTGTCAGAGGTCAGTAAAGGGCAGGCAACCATACGATGGTCAGACGACTAA
- a CDS encoding PilZ domain-containing protein, whose translation MSLIPKGKESRTIKRHQLNEYLRVYNRNTMREMGSIGNISNNGLMLISTVPVLIGAVYSMRIILPGDHTPVDFEARCHWCKPDVGPEFFDSGYSIVNADNDIIDLVESLKEFFTFQEIE comes from the coding sequence ATGTCACTGATACCAAAAGGCAAGGAAAGCCGAACCATCAAACGACACCAGTTAAATGAATATTTACGGGTCTATAATCGCAATACCATGAGAGAGATGGGCAGTATTGGCAACATCAGCAATAACGGACTGATGTTGATCAGCACTGTACCCGTTTTAATCGGTGCGGTTTACAGTATGCGCATTATTCTTCCGGGTGATCATACACCGGTAGACTTTGAGGCCCGGTGCCACTGGTGCAAACCCGACGTGGGGCCTGAGTTTTTTGACTCCGGCTACAGCATTGTCAATGCTGACAATGATATTATTGATCTGGTTGAATCCCTGAAAGAGTTTTTTACTTTTCAGGAAATAGAGTGA